The following are encoded together in the Hemicordylus capensis ecotype Gifberg chromosome 4, rHemCap1.1.pri, whole genome shotgun sequence genome:
- the PDP1 gene encoding pyruvate dehyrogenase phosphatase catalytic subunit 1 isoform X2, producing MPAPTQLLLPLIRNCEIGRIYNTACYCHHKHLCCFSPHLTHNHLRYVPQKKLATLCRPKENLTQLIHARNYVSTPQRFYLTPPQVNSILKANEYSFKVPEFDGKNLSSVLGFDSNQLPANAPIEDRRSAATCLQTRGMLLGVFDGHAGCACAQAVSERLFYYIAVSLLPHETLLEIENAVESGRALLPILQWHKHPNDYFSKEASKLYFNSLRTYWQELIDLNTGETTDVKEALISAFKRLDNDISLEAQVGDPNSFLNYLVLRVAFSGATACVAHVDGVDLHVANTGDSRAMLGVQEEDGSWSAVALSYDHNAQNESEVERVKMEHPKSEEKSAVKQDRLLGLLMPFRAFGDVKFKWSIDLQKRVIETGPDQLNDNEYTKFIPPNYHTPPYLTAEPEVIHHKLRPQDKFLILATDGLWETMHRQDVVRIVGEYLTGVHHQQPIAVGGYKVTLGQMHGLLTERRARVSSAFEDQNAATHLIRHAVGNNEFGTVDHERLSKMLSLPEELARMYRDDITIIVVQFNSHVIGACQNEEF from the coding sequence ATGCCAGCACCAACTCAACTATTGCTCCCATTGATTCGCAACTGTGAGATTGGCAGGATATACaatactgcatgttactgtcaccACAAGCATCTGTGCTGTTTTTCACCTCACTTAACTCACAATCACTTGAGATATGTCCCGCAGAAGAAGCTTGCAACACTCTGTAGACCAAAGGAGAACTTGACTCAGTTAATTCATGCAAGGAACTATGTCTCCACACCACAGAGATTTTACCTCACACCTCCACAGGTCAACAGCATTCTGAAGGCAAATGAATACAGTTTCAAAGTTCCAGAGTTTGATGGCAAAAACTTAAGTTCTGTCCTTGGCTTTGATAGCAACCAACTTCCAGCCAATGCCCCCATAGAAGACCGGAGAAGTGCAGCCACATGCTTACAAACACGAGGGATGCTCCTTGGTGTGTTTGATGGCCATGCAGGCTGTGCATGTGCGCAAGCTGTCAGTGAAAGATTGTTTTATTACATAGCAGTTTCTCTGTTACCCCATGAGACTTTACTTGAAATAGAAAATGCTGTAGAGAGTGGCAGGGCCCTATTGCCCATCTTACAATGGCACAAGCACCCCAATGACTATTTCAGTAAAGAAGCCTCCAAACTGTACTTTAACAGCTTACGGACTTACTGGCAAGAACTCATAGATCTCAATACTGGAGAGACAACTGATGTAAAAGAGGCTCTAATCAGTGCCTTTAAGAGACTTGACAATGACATTTCTTTGGAAGCACAAGTAGGAGACCCAAATTCTTTTCTCAATTATCTGGTACTGCGTGTAGCCTTTTCTGGTGCAACTGCCTGTGTTGCTCATGTAGATGGAGTTGATTTGCATGTTGCCAACACGGGTGACAGCAGGGCCATGCTTGGGGTCCAGGAAGAAGATGGATCTTGGTCTGCTGTTGCATTGTCATATGATCATAATGCACAGAATGAAAGTGAGGTTGAACGAGTCAAAATGGAGCATCCAAAGTCTGAAGAAAAAAGCGCCGTGAAACAAGATCGACTGCTAGGCTTACTGATGCCTTTCAGAGCATTTGGAGATGTCAAATTTAAATGGAGCATTGATCTTCAGAAGAGAGTGATAGAGACAGGGCCAGATCAGCTCAATGACAATGAGTATACAAAATTCATCCCACCAAACTATCATACTCCTCCATACCTCACAGCTGAGCCAGAGGTAATACATCACAAATTAAGGCCTCAGGACAAATTTCTGATCCTGGCTACAGATGGCTTGTGGGAAACCATGCACAGGCAAGATGTGGTTAGAATTGTAGGTGAGTACCTAACAGGTGTTCATCATCAACAGCCAATAGCTGTTGGAGGTTATAAGGTAACTCTGGGACAGATGCATGGTCTCTTAACAGAAAGAAGAGCCCGGGTCTCCTCAGCCTTTGAAGATCAAAATGCAGCAACTCACTTAATACGTCATGCTGTGGGAAATAATGAATTTGGCACTGTTGATCACGAACGGCTGTCCAAGATGCTCAGTCTTCCAGAAGAGTTGGCTCGGATGTACAGGGATGATATCACAATTATTGTGGTGCAGTTCAATTCCCATGTTATAGGTGCATGTCAAAATGAGGAGTTCTAA
- the PDP1 gene encoding pyruvate dehyrogenase phosphatase catalytic subunit 1 isoform X1, which produces MCVCPGPRRIAIPVRSPRLPLFSDAMPAPTQLLLPLIRNCEIGRIYNTACYCHHKHLCCFSPHLTHNHLRYVPQKKLATLCRPKENLTQLIHARNYVSTPQRFYLTPPQVNSILKANEYSFKVPEFDGKNLSSVLGFDSNQLPANAPIEDRRSAATCLQTRGMLLGVFDGHAGCACAQAVSERLFYYIAVSLLPHETLLEIENAVESGRALLPILQWHKHPNDYFSKEASKLYFNSLRTYWQELIDLNTGETTDVKEALISAFKRLDNDISLEAQVGDPNSFLNYLVLRVAFSGATACVAHVDGVDLHVANTGDSRAMLGVQEEDGSWSAVALSYDHNAQNESEVERVKMEHPKSEEKSAVKQDRLLGLLMPFRAFGDVKFKWSIDLQKRVIETGPDQLNDNEYTKFIPPNYHTPPYLTAEPEVIHHKLRPQDKFLILATDGLWETMHRQDVVRIVGEYLTGVHHQQPIAVGGYKVTLGQMHGLLTERRARVSSAFEDQNAATHLIRHAVGNNEFGTVDHERLSKMLSLPEELARMYRDDITIIVVQFNSHVIGACQNEEF; this is translated from the exons atgtgtgtgtgtcctgggCCCAGGCGGATTG CAATTCCAGTCAGGAGCCCCAGGTTGCCTTTGTTTTCGGATGCCATGCCAGCACCAACTCAACTATTGCTCCCATTGATTCGCAACTGTGAGATTGGCAGGATATACaatactgcatgttactgtcaccACAAGCATCTGTGCTGTTTTTCACCTCACTTAACTCACAATCACTTGAGATATGTCCCGCAGAAGAAGCTTGCAACACTCTGTAGACCAAAGGAGAACTTGACTCAGTTAATTCATGCAAGGAACTATGTCTCCACACCACAGAGATTTTACCTCACACCTCCACAGGTCAACAGCATTCTGAAGGCAAATGAATACAGTTTCAAAGTTCCAGAGTTTGATGGCAAAAACTTAAGTTCTGTCCTTGGCTTTGATAGCAACCAACTTCCAGCCAATGCCCCCATAGAAGACCGGAGAAGTGCAGCCACATGCTTACAAACACGAGGGATGCTCCTTGGTGTGTTTGATGGCCATGCAGGCTGTGCATGTGCGCAAGCTGTCAGTGAAAGATTGTTTTATTACATAGCAGTTTCTCTGTTACCCCATGAGACTTTACTTGAAATAGAAAATGCTGTAGAGAGTGGCAGGGCCCTATTGCCCATCTTACAATGGCACAAGCACCCCAATGACTATTTCAGTAAAGAAGCCTCCAAACTGTACTTTAACAGCTTACGGACTTACTGGCAAGAACTCATAGATCTCAATACTGGAGAGACAACTGATGTAAAAGAGGCTCTAATCAGTGCCTTTAAGAGACTTGACAATGACATTTCTTTGGAAGCACAAGTAGGAGACCCAAATTCTTTTCTCAATTATCTGGTACTGCGTGTAGCCTTTTCTGGTGCAACTGCCTGTGTTGCTCATGTAGATGGAGTTGATTTGCATGTTGCCAACACGGGTGACAGCAGGGCCATGCTTGGGGTCCAGGAAGAAGATGGATCTTGGTCTGCTGTTGCATTGTCATATGATCATAATGCACAGAATGAAAGTGAGGTTGAACGAGTCAAAATGGAGCATCCAAAGTCTGAAGAAAAAAGCGCCGTGAAACAAGATCGACTGCTAGGCTTACTGATGCCTTTCAGAGCATTTGGAGATGTCAAATTTAAATGGAGCATTGATCTTCAGAAGAGAGTGATAGAGACAGGGCCAGATCAGCTCAATGACAATGAGTATACAAAATTCATCCCACCAAACTATCATACTCCTCCATACCTCACAGCTGAGCCAGAGGTAATACATCACAAATTAAGGCCTCAGGACAAATTTCTGATCCTGGCTACAGATGGCTTGTGGGAAACCATGCACAGGCAAGATGTGGTTAGAATTGTAGGTGAGTACCTAACAGGTGTTCATCATCAACAGCCAATAGCTGTTGGAGGTTATAAGGTAACTCTGGGACAGATGCATGGTCTCTTAACAGAAAGAAGAGCCCGGGTCTCCTCAGCCTTTGAAGATCAAAATGCAGCAACTCACTTAATACGTCATGCTGTGGGAAATAATGAATTTGGCACTGTTGATCACGAACGGCTGTCCAAGATGCTCAGTCTTCCAGAAGAGTTGGCTCGGATGTACAGGGATGATATCACAATTATTGTGGTGCAGTTCAATTCCCATGTTATAGGTGCATGTCAAAATGAGGAGTTCTAA